ATGCCTCAAGCGCAACTCGGAACTTAAATTCGGCGGAAAAACTTCGTCGCTTTCTCATACTTAAGCTCCTCATAATAATGTCTCATTTCCACCTTAACACATTGTCCAAAATCCTGCAACCACCTCTCACTTTCCAATTGTATCGAAATTTTCACACATAAGATATCCCCGTTATTTTTTAAAAATAATAGATAAAGATACCCTTTGTCACAATCACATATTTAACAAAGATTATGAAAAATAGAAAGTAAAATATTTGTGCTATGCCATTATGAGCATAAGCCGAATTGCCCTACGCAACAACCTCAAACTCTTCCCGCATCTTTTCTAATTTCTCGCGGCTGACGCCTAACGAAACGCTCGTCGATAGCGAGTTGTGGATAAGATAATGATCGAAAGGTACTTTACGGACTTTTCCGGCTACATCGGTCAGAGGAACCGTTGTCAAATTGGAGCCCCGCAGAGCAACCAGTTTGCCGAATTGTCCTTCATTAACGAGCCTGACCGCTTCGCAACCGTAACGGGTTCCCAAAAGCCTGTCGAATGGCGAAGGCGATCCACCCCGGACAAGGTGCCCCAGAATCGTGACACGGGATTCCAGGCGGGTCAGGCCTTCAATCTGGCTGGCGAGTTGATTGGACACGCCTCCGAGCCTGATGGCGTCGGGCGATGTTTCTATCGTTCGGCTGACGACCATCTCGCCGCCTTCCATTTTAGCGCCTTCCCCGATAACGATAATTGAAAAGTTTTTTCCGAGGCGATTGCGTTCTTTGAGTTTGTCGCAGATATTTTCCAAATCATACGGTATTTCCGGAATCAAAATAATATCGCCGCCGCCGGCCAGACCGGAAGCCAACGCCAGCCACCCAGCGTAACGCCCCATGACCTCGACAACCATCACCCGATGATGCGACTGCGCCGTGGTATGAATTTTATCGATTGCCTCGGTCGCGGTTATCATGGCCGAATCAAATCCGAACGTCTGGTCGGTGCCGTATATATCATTGTCTATCGTTTTGGGAACGCCCACGACGTCGAGACCCAATTTTGATAGACTCGCCGCCGCCGTCATGGTGCCGTCACCGCCGATGACAATCAGCGCGTCCAGTCCCAGTTTTTCGTAATTATTGGCCAGTTCCGAGGAGCGATCGAGATAGACATAATCATCTTTTTGAGGAATAGGAAAGTTAAACGGATCGGCCCGATTGGAAGTTCCCAGTATCGTCCCGCCCTGAGCCAGAATCCCGACCACCGAACTCCGATCCATGGTAATATATTTATCGAGGATAATCCCCTCATAACCATCCTTAAACCCGATGACGGACATATTGTAATTATTTATCGCCGTTTTTACGATAGCTCGAATAACAGCGTTAAGACCGGGACAATCGCCGCCTCCGGTCAGGATTCCAATCCGTGCGCCTTTAGTCATAATAAAAAATACTCCTGTTATTAATACGTTGCCTCAACATTATATTTTTCGGTCGATTATGGCAATTAAATTAATTGATTGTGCTTGTAAATTCATCCGTCGGCTCGTAATATTTATACTTGTTTTCCAAAATACGGCCGACTAAAGGAAAATAAGGAAAAATTGCCGGTTTGCCGATATATAATAGGATGAAGGGATTCTGTGGGAAACACTCAAGGGGCTTGGTTATTCGCGCTGGAATTCCGAAACGAATTTAAAAATATTTGGTGAAAGTCTTATGAAAATAAAACCCATTTTGGTATTGCCGTCTTTACCCAACAAAATATCTCGACTTCTGGAGCTGTCGCAAAACGTATGGTACGCCTGGTCGCCTAATCTGGTTCGTTTATTCAGGCGTCTCGATCCCGACTGCTGGGCCGATTGCAATCAAAACCCGGTGCAGATGCTGGCTCATGTTTCCCAGGAAAAACTGCGCGAAGCCGCCGAAGACGAATCGTTCGTGGCGCATCTAGAGCGCGTTTACGGCGAATTCAACAGTTACATGGCTCAAAAGAAATGGTTCGAGACCCGTTATCCCGCCTGTAAGGAAGCTCACATTGCTTATTTCTCCTGCGAATACGGACTCGATGTTTCTCTGCCGATATATTCCGGAGGTCTCGGAGTCCTTTCCGGCGATCATTTAAAATCGGCGTCCGATCTGGGCGTGCCAATAGTCGCTGTGGGATTGTTGTATCGATATGGTTATTTTAAGCAATCGCTCAACGCCGATGGCTGGCAAAACGAATCGTATATCGAAAATGACTGGTATAATATGCCGGTTACTCTGGAAAAGGATGACGAAGGCAATCCGATAAAAATACAGGTTGAGATTGGCGACTCGCCGGTTTATGCTCAAATCTGGCGAGTACAGGTGGGGCGGGTACCCTTGTATCTGCTCGACGCTAATATTCCGGAAAATCCGACTTTTCACCGAGAAATTACTTTCCAGCTTTATAGCGGAGATAAAGATGTTCGTATCCGTCAGGAAATTCTTTTGGGCATCGGAGGTATTCGAGCTCTCGAAGCTCTTGGATACACGCCCAGCGCCTATCATCTCAATGAAGGCCATTCTATGTTTTTATGCCTCGAACGGGTTCGCCAATTGATGGATAAGGAAAAGCTAACATACGATGAAGCCTTCGATGTAGTCTGGTCGACTAATATTTTCACGACCCATACGCCGGTTCCGGCCGGTAATGAGCAATTTGACATAAAGCTGATAGAAAAATACCTGAAACAGATGGCCGTTAAACTCGGCCTGCCTTTCGAAGAACTTCTTGATCTGGGGCGCATACATGCTGGAAATCCAAAAGAGTCGTTTTCCATGACCATCGGCGCCTTACACATGTCAGCTTTCGCTAATGGCGTTTCCAAACTGCATGGAAAAATCTCGCGCGGAATGTGGAAAGACGTTTGGAACGGTTTTCCCGTCAATGACGTTCCGATTACGTCGATTACCAACGGCGTTCATACTTATAGCTGGATCGCCCGCAATATGGGTGAGCTGTACCGCACTTATCTGGGGCCAAGATATATCGAACAGCCCGAAGATTCCGCCTGCTGGGATAATGTCAATCGCATTCCCGACGGCGAGCTATGGAGATCCCACCATCACAATAAAGAAAAACTCGTTTTCCTGACTCGTATGCGACTTAGAAAGCAGCTTGAGAATAAGGGCAAATCGCAGCATGAACTGAGACGTACCGAACAGATTCTCAATCCCCATGCTCTGACAGTTGGATTCGCTCGTCGATTCGCGACATACAAACGCGGATATATGATGTTTTCAGACCTTGAACGACTTCGTAGACTAATCGCCGACACAGATCGTCCGGTTCAATTTATTTTCGCGGGCAAAGCTCATCCCAAAGATAATCACGGTAAAGAAATCATTAAATCGGTAGTGCATATCGCTCAGCAGGACGAATTCCGCGATCATATTGTCTTTCTGGAAAATTACGATTTGGATCTAGCTTCACAATTGGTCAGCGGAGTTGATGTCTGGCTTAATACTCCCCGCCGGCCCCAGGAAGCATCGGGTACGTCCGGTATGAAAGCTGCCCTAAATGGAGCTATCAATCTGTCTATTCTTGACGGATGGTGGGAAGAAGGATATACGCCAAAGACTGGGTGGGCAATTGGAACCCCGATTGATTATTCTAATCCGGACGAGCAAGATTATATAGAATCTCAAGCTCTCTATGATATTTTAGAACGAGATGTCATTCCCTTATTCTACAACCGGCGAGATAATCGTGATACCACCAATTTTTCTCAAGATTGGGTTGATATGATGAAACATTCAATAATAATGGGCGGCAAAGATTTTTCATCGCATCGGATGGTCAAGGAATATACCGAAAAATTCTATATCCCCGCCGTTCAAGCCCATCAGGATCTGGTGTCGGATAATTATAAACAATCCCATTCAATTACCGAATGGCGTCAGAGAGTCTCTCGTGATTGGAGTAAAGTAAGCGTCGATAGCATCGAGCTGCCTAATACCAATAGTTCTTCAAAAGTCGGGCAGACTATGCTCGTTAATATTCGGATCTTTTTGGGTGATCTGTCTCCGGAAGACGTCAAAGTTGAAGTCGTACGCGGCAATCTTAATGCTCAGGACCAATTGCTCAACACCGAAAAATTCACGGCGACACTGGATCACAGCGAAAAGGACGGGCATCATGTTTTTCATGTCGATATGGTTCACACCAAATCGGGACGGATGGGTATCACGGCCAAGATTATCCCCAATAATAATCAGCACCTGATAAAACATCATCCCCGTTTGGTAGCCTGGCATGGAGGGAATTAAAGATCAACGCTTCATTTTCGTCCGGCATGCAACGATCAGAGGAAAACTAACATCTAAGTTATAACCGGACGATCAGGGTCGATTTTACGGGCTGCATCTTTTCTTCAACAATTGAGATCAATTTCTTGCGGAGATAATCACAAATAGCTTGGAAAAATTGATTTTGTGTATATATTGTGGTTGTCGAACCACAGATTTTTAATACTTACCGTAGGAACAACTGATGAGAAAACTATTTTGTCTTTCCGGATTGTTAACCCTCCTCATTTTAATTACTACCGCCGCGGCGCAGGATTATGGCAATGCCATTATCTATGATATGCCGCAGGAACAAATTGACAGGATATTTAAGATTCCACCGGGCTCAGAGCTAACTCCTGAAAAATTAAAATCAATTACCGATTATCGCTTTACCGGCGATAATGTCCGAATTCTGGCAATCCCCCTCGAATGGGATAGTAGGCCAAGAACAGTAACACGAGAAACTCTTGATAGCCTGCTCTTTTCCCGCAATGTATTCCCCGGAGGATCGGTCGCCGATTATTATTATGAAGTCTCATACGGTCGAGTGGAAGTAACCGGAGACGTCCTGGATTGGTACGAAGCGGAGAACTACACCGGAGAAAACTGGTTCGGGTTTAATGATGTTCTCTATGACTTGAACTCGGTCGTGGATTATTCGCAGTATGATGGCGACGATGACGGCGTAGTTGATGTGATTGTTTTCATTCGCGCCGGTACCGGACAGGAAGACACTCGTGATCCCGAAGACATTTGGTCTTTCGCTATTACCTATGGGGGTAATGGCTTGGGTCCCTTTGACGGTGTGCGCGTCAAGAAATGGAATACTTCGCCGGAATTATTTCCACTGCGCTGGCCTGAAAATCCAACTCTTTTTTCCGGTGAAAAAGTACTTAACAGTATTCGTGTTTTCTGTCATGAAATTGGCCATAGTATTGGACTGC
The genomic region above belongs to Candidatus Zixiibacteriota bacterium and contains:
- a CDS encoding 6-phosphofructokinase, which gives rise to MTKGARIGILTGGGDCPGLNAVIRAIVKTAINNYNMSVIGFKDGYEGIILDKYITMDRSSVVGILAQGGTILGTSNRADPFNFPIPQKDDYVYLDRSSELANNYEKLGLDALIVIGGDGTMTAAASLSKLGLDVVGVPKTIDNDIYGTDQTFGFDSAMITATEAIDKIHTTAQSHHRVMVVEVMGRYAGWLALASGLAGGGDIILIPEIPYDLENICDKLKERNRLGKNFSIIVIGEGAKMEGGEMVVSRTIETSPDAIRLGGVSNQLASQIEGLTRLESRVTILGHLVRGGSPSPFDRLLGTRYGCEAVRLVNEGQFGKLVALRGSNLTTVPLTDVAGKVRKVPFDHYLIHNSLSTSVSLGVSREKLEKMREEFEVVA
- the glgP gene encoding alpha-glucan family phosphorylase, translated to MKIKPILVLPSLPNKISRLLELSQNVWYAWSPNLVRLFRRLDPDCWADCNQNPVQMLAHVSQEKLREAAEDESFVAHLERVYGEFNSYMAQKKWFETRYPACKEAHIAYFSCEYGLDVSLPIYSGGLGVLSGDHLKSASDLGVPIVAVGLLYRYGYFKQSLNADGWQNESYIENDWYNMPVTLEKDDEGNPIKIQVEIGDSPVYAQIWRVQVGRVPLYLLDANIPENPTFHREITFQLYSGDKDVRIRQEILLGIGGIRALEALGYTPSAYHLNEGHSMFLCLERVRQLMDKEKLTYDEAFDVVWSTNIFTTHTPVPAGNEQFDIKLIEKYLKQMAVKLGLPFEELLDLGRIHAGNPKESFSMTIGALHMSAFANGVSKLHGKISRGMWKDVWNGFPVNDVPITSITNGVHTYSWIARNMGELYRTYLGPRYIEQPEDSACWDNVNRIPDGELWRSHHHNKEKLVFLTRMRLRKQLENKGKSQHELRRTEQILNPHALTVGFARRFATYKRGYMMFSDLERLRRLIADTDRPVQFIFAGKAHPKDNHGKEIIKSVVHIAQQDEFRDHIVFLENYDLDLASQLVSGVDVWLNTPRRPQEASGTSGMKAALNGAINLSILDGWWEEGYTPKTGWAIGTPIDYSNPDEQDYIESQALYDILERDVIPLFYNRRDNRDTTNFSQDWVDMMKHSIIMGGKDFSSHRMVKEYTEKFYIPAVQAHQDLVSDNYKQSHSITEWRQRVSRDWSKVSVDSIELPNTNSSSKVGQTMLVNIRIFLGDLSPEDVKVEVVRGNLNAQDQLLNTEKFTATLDHSEKDGHHVFHVDMVHTKSGRMGITAKIIPNNNQHLIKHHPRLVAWHGGN